The Lysobacter sp. HDW10 genome window below encodes:
- the sppA gene encoding signal peptide peptidase SppA, with amino-acid sequence MNEVVVRRRGPIARFFLGLWNAVNFTRRLIMNIVFFAVLLFIIGLLMREEQPTTLAANSVLLLEPKGRLVEQDDRDPITRLLSTADSRNEQNRVVQLRDLIGVIDAATKDKSVKHILMDVDSFNPSGFASLHEVMAALQRFRASGKKITAFSQGMSQGQYLMAAQADEIFLDPQGYGVMLEGLASYRPYMREGLQDKLGVDFRLFKVGEYKSAAEPYVRDNASPESKVADLFWMNDLWTRYIDDIAKARKLSPDTVRASIDNMASGVAAAQGDLAAYAVQQKWVDGLKTREEVEAYLAKKGFGDDASDDGLRSIGMNEYIASNRLKVPSLSTTSIGVVVAEGEIVPGRQDPGSIGGESTAELLRSAREDDAIKAVVLRVNSPGGEVFASEQIRREVEALKAAGKPVVVSMGDVAASGGYWISMNADRIYADPSTITGSIGIFGLVPNVTRALGKIGVHTDGVGTSPLAGATDPTRPLDEGLATLIQSVIEKGYRDFTGKVAAARGKPVDAIDAVARGRVWSGAQAKERGLVDAFGGLSDAVNDAATRAKLGKAGTYNVRYIENTAAPFGGLFGSRLESRIAVSMLKHSSTLQGFAAGFVPDAQKQLQAVQAQLIRRDASPVKAMAHCFCVF; translated from the coding sequence ATGAACGAAGTTGTCGTCCGCCGCCGTGGTCCCATCGCCCGCTTTTTCTTGGGGCTGTGGAACGCAGTGAATTTCACCCGTCGCTTGATCATGAATATCGTGTTCTTCGCGGTGTTGCTTTTCATCATCGGTTTGCTGATGCGGGAAGAACAGCCGACAACGCTGGCTGCGAACTCCGTGTTGTTGCTTGAGCCCAAAGGTCGCCTTGTCGAGCAGGACGATCGCGATCCCATCACGCGCTTGTTGTCGACCGCTGACTCACGCAACGAACAAAATCGCGTCGTTCAATTGCGTGACTTGATCGGCGTCATTGATGCCGCGACGAAAGACAAGAGCGTCAAACATATCCTGATGGATGTCGACAGTTTCAATCCGTCGGGCTTTGCGTCTTTGCATGAAGTGATGGCGGCTCTGCAGCGCTTCCGCGCAAGCGGCAAAAAAATTACTGCGTTCTCGCAAGGCATGTCGCAAGGCCAGTATTTGATGGCCGCACAAGCCGACGAAATTTTCCTTGATCCGCAGGGCTATGGCGTGATGCTGGAAGGTCTGGCGAGCTACCGCCCGTATATGCGCGAAGGCTTGCAAGACAAACTCGGTGTGGATTTCCGCTTGTTCAAAGTGGGCGAGTACAAATCTGCGGCAGAGCCCTACGTGCGTGACAACGCGTCGCCAGAATCCAAAGTCGCCGACTTGTTCTGGATGAATGATCTGTGGACGCGCTATATCGACGATATCGCCAAAGCGCGCAAGCTCTCGCCGGATACGGTGCGTGCCAGCATCGACAACATGGCCAGTGGTGTCGCAGCGGCGCAAGGCGATCTTGCCGCGTATGCCGTGCAACAGAAATGGGTCGATGGTCTGAAGACGCGCGAAGAAGTTGAAGCCTATTTGGCCAAGAAGGGTTTTGGCGATGACGCGTCTGACGACGGGCTGCGATCCATCGGCATGAACGAATACATCGCGAGCAATCGTTTGAAAGTGCCCAGCCTCTCGACTACGTCGATTGGTGTGGTTGTTGCCGAGGGTGAAATCGTCCCGGGCCGACAAGATCCTGGCAGCATCGGCGGTGAATCCACCGCGGAGTTGTTGCGTTCGGCGCGCGAAGATGACGCCATTAAAGCGGTTGTTCTGCGCGTGAACTCGCCGGGCGGTGAAGTGTTTGCATCCGAGCAAATTCGCCGCGAAGTTGAAGCGTTGAAGGCAGCGGGCAAACCCGTTGTTGTTTCGATGGGTGACGTCGCTGCTTCCGGCGGTTATTGGATCAGCATGAATGCCGATCGCATCTATGCAGACCCGTCGACCATTACCGGTTCAATCGGCATCTTCGGCTTGGTGCCGAACGTGACGCGCGCACTCGGCAAGATTGGTGTGCATACCGATGGTGTCGGCACGTCACCGCTCGCAGGTGCCACCGATCCGACCCGTCCGCTTGATGAAGGCTTGGCCACCTTGATTCAAAGCGTGATTGAAAAAGGCTATCGCGACTTCACGGGCAAAGTTGCCGCTGCACGCGGCAAGCCGGTCGATGCCATCGATGCTGTGGCACGCGGCCGTGTGTGGAGCGGTGCACAAGCCAAGGAACGCGGTTTGGTAGATGCCTTCGGTGGCTTGTCAGATGCCGTGAACGATGCCGCCACACGCGCAAAGCTCGGCAAGGCCGGCACCTACAACGTGCGATACATCGAAAACACAGCCGCGCCGTTTGGTGGCTTGTTCGGTAGCCGTTTGGAATCGCGCATTGCGGTGAGCATGCTGAAGCACTCCAGCACCCTGCAAGGTTTTGCTGCCGGTTTTGTGCCTGATGCACAAAAGCAATTGCAAGCCGTGCAAGCACAATTGATTCGTCGTGATGCGTCGCCGGTCAAGGCGATGGCGCATTGCTTCTGTGTTTTTTGA
- a CDS encoding DUF494 family protein, protein MKESILDVLLYLFEHYFTADTDIGRDRDSLQSTLIGAGFSPAEINRAFEWLEGLADERPMTASNTGNAGPTRVFFGPELTKFDVESRGFLTYLEQQGVLSPAQRERVVDRAMALDQDEIDLDDMKWVVLMVLFNQPGSEAAYAWMETQMCEEEPESVH, encoded by the coding sequence ATGAAGGAAAGTATTCTGGACGTGCTGTTGTACCTCTTTGAACACTACTTCACCGCTGATACCGACATTGGCCGTGATCGCGACTCGCTGCAAAGCACCTTGATTGGCGCCGGTTTCAGCCCCGCTGAGATCAACCGTGCCTTCGAATGGCTGGAAGGCTTGGCGGACGAGCGTCCAATGACGGCCTCGAACACGGGCAACGCCGGACCGACGCGCGTGTTTTTCGGGCCCGAATTGACGAAGTTCGACGTAGAAAGCCGTGGTTTCCTGACATATCTCGAACAGCAGGGCGTTCTTTCGCCGGCCCAGCGTGAGCGCGTGGTCGACCGTGCCATGGCACTCGACCAGGACGAAATCGACCTGGACGACATGAAATGGGTCGTTTTGATGGTGCTTTTCAACCAGCCGGGCTCAGAAGCAGCCTATGCTTGGATGGAAACGCAGATGTGCGAGGAAGAGCCCGAATCGGTGCATTGA
- a CDS encoding Sua5/YciO/YrdC/YwlC family protein, translated as MDRLDHPNAARCIKSGGVVAYPTEGVWGLGCDPRNEAAVMHVLSIKQREVSRGMILIAADETQLAPFVDMSALSEVARARVRESWPGPNTWIVPASLWAPKWITGKHTGIAVRVTAHPAVIALCNAFGGALVSTSANLSGLPAVTSAADLDPRVLALIEGVVEGETGGLSAPTPIRDAATGDTLRA; from the coding sequence ATGGATAGACTCGACCACCCAAATGCTGCGCGTTGCATCAAGTCTGGGGGCGTCGTTGCCTATCCGACGGAAGGCGTATGGGGCTTGGGGTGCGATCCGCGCAATGAAGCAGCGGTGATGCATGTCTTGTCGATCAAGCAACGTGAAGTGTCGCGCGGGATGATCTTGATCGCCGCCGATGAAACGCAACTCGCGCCGTTTGTGGATATGTCTGCACTCTCTGAGGTGGCGCGTGCGCGCGTGCGCGAATCCTGGCCAGGTCCAAACACTTGGATCGTGCCGGCGTCGCTCTGGGCGCCGAAGTGGATTACCGGCAAACACACGGGCATTGCTGTTCGCGTGACTGCGCATCCTGCGGTCATCGCCCTGTGCAATGCCTTCGGCGGCGCGCTCGTGTCGACCAGTGCCAACCTGAGCGGCCTGCCCGCGGTAACTTCTGCCGCTGACCTCGATCCACGGGTGCTGGCCCTGATCGAAGGCGTTGTCGAAGGGGAAACCGGCGGGCTGAGTGCCCCGACCCCGATTCGTGATGCGGCCACGGGCGACACGCTGCGCGCCTGA
- a CDS encoding SDR family oxidoreductase: MGNARWRLDGSVALVTGGSAGIGLATVRMLLSLGADVRVVARDEAALTALQDELADEFPGRDIAVFASDVADEVSRRDLLDWVEDQGDLHILVNNAGTNISKPTVEYSEEEWRTIFEVNLFSAFELSRYLHPMLSQHAASSIVNVGSVSGLMHVRTGSPYGMSKAAMHQMTQNLAVEWAEDGVRVNCVAPWYIRTRRTSPKLSNPDYLDDVLLRTPMGRIGEPDEVASAICWLCMPAASYITGQCLAVDGGFSRYGF, encoded by the coding sequence ATGGGTAACGCACGTTGGCGATTGGATGGCAGTGTCGCCTTGGTCACAGGCGGCAGCGCGGGCATTGGCTTGGCCACCGTGCGCATGCTGCTGTCATTGGGCGCCGATGTGCGCGTCGTTGCGCGCGACGAGGCTGCGCTGACGGCGCTGCAAGACGAACTGGCCGACGAATTCCCCGGGCGTGACATCGCTGTCTTTGCATCCGACGTGGCGGACGAAGTGTCAAGACGCGATTTACTTGATTGGGTGGAAGACCAAGGCGACTTGCACATCTTGGTGAACAACGCAGGCACCAATATCAGTAAGCCGACCGTCGAGTACAGCGAAGAAGAATGGCGCACTATTTTTGAAGTGAACCTGTTTAGCGCATTTGAACTCTCGCGCTATTTGCACCCCATGTTGTCGCAACACGCCGCCTCAAGCATCGTCAACGTGGGCAGCGTATCTGGCCTCATGCATGTGCGTACAGGCTCACCCTACGGCATGAGCAAAGCCGCGATGCATCAGATGACGCAGAATCTTGCGGTCGAATGGGCGGAAGACGGTGTGCGTGTGAATTGCGTGGCGCCTTGGTATATCCGCACGCGTCGCACGTCGCCCAAGTTGTCGAATCCTGATTATCTCGATGATGTCTTGCTACGCACGCCGATGGGTCGTATCGGTGAGCCCGATGAAGTTGCCTCGGCGATTTGTTGGTTGTGCATGCCGGCTGCAAGTTACATCACCGGACAGTGCCTTGCCGTCGACGGCGGATTTAGCCGTTACGGATTCTGA
- a CDS encoding DNA topoisomerase I, translating into MSKHLLIVESPAKAKTINKYLGKDFTVLASYGHVRDLVPKEGAVDPANGFKMRYDLIEKNEKHVDAIARAAKVAEDIYLATDPDREGEAISWHIAEILAERNLLKGKPLHRVVFTEITPRAIKEAIAQPREIAAPLVDAQQARRALDYLVGFNLSPVLWRKVQRGLSAGRVQSPALRMIVEREEEIEAFIAREYWSIEAECAHTSQNFTAKLVKLDGAKFEQFTITDGDTAEAARERIVKAAGGRLHVTDVASKERKRRPSPPFTTSTLQQEASRKLGFTTRRTMQVAQKLYEGVAIGEEGTVGLISYMRTDSVSLSQDALADIRDVIARDYGTQSLPDKPNFYQTKSKNAQEAHEAVRPTSALRTPAQIARFLTDDERKLYELIWKRAVASQMIPATLNTVSVELSAGSEHVFRASGTTVVVSGFLSVYEEGKDTKAADDDDEGRKLPAMKPGDNVPLGSIHTDQHFTQPPPRYTEASLVKALEEFGIGRPSTYASIIQTLLFRKYTEMEGRAFRPTDVGRAVSNFLGAHFTRYVDYDFTAKMEDELDAVSRGEEQWVPLMERFWGPFKELVDVKTESVDRTDAGSAVVLGADPVSGKPVSARIGRFGPMVQIGTVEDEEKPKFASLQPGQSIYSITLEAALKLFDMPRTLGESNGEVVTVGVGRFGPFAKRGSTYASLKKEDDPYKIDLERAVFLIEEKEEIARNRIIKSFEGSDIQVLNGRFGPYISDGAMNGKIPKDREPASLTLEEVTQFLADTGKPVRKGWGKKATKKVAAKKAPAKKAATKKATKKVAKKATKKATKKTASKTATKKTATKKVTKRAATKTGADDAPPF; encoded by the coding sequence ATGTCGAAACACCTGCTCATCGTCGAGTCTCCCGCGAAAGCGAAGACCATCAACAAGTACCTCGGGAAGGACTTCACCGTTCTTGCCAGCTACGGGCATGTGCGCGACTTGGTCCCCAAAGAAGGTGCCGTCGATCCCGCGAATGGCTTCAAGATGCGCTACGACCTCATTGAAAAGAATGAGAAGCACGTCGATGCAATCGCGCGCGCAGCGAAAGTCGCCGAAGACATCTATCTCGCCACTGACCCGGATCGCGAAGGTGAGGCGATCAGTTGGCATATCGCCGAGATCTTGGCAGAGCGCAATTTGCTGAAGGGCAAACCTTTGCATCGCGTGGTGTTCACTGAAATCACCCCGCGCGCCATCAAAGAAGCCATTGCACAACCGAGAGAGATCGCCGCACCGTTGGTCGATGCACAACAAGCACGTCGCGCGCTCGACTACTTGGTGGGTTTCAATTTGTCACCGGTGTTGTGGCGCAAGGTGCAACGTGGATTGTCCGCAGGCCGCGTGCAGTCCCCTGCGCTGCGCATGATTGTTGAACGCGAAGAAGAAATCGAAGCGTTCATCGCACGGGAATACTGGTCGATCGAAGCCGAGTGCGCGCATACCTCGCAGAACTTCACCGCGAAGTTGGTGAAACTCGATGGCGCGAAGTTCGAGCAGTTCACCATCACCGATGGCGACACCGCAGAAGCTGCGCGCGAACGCATCGTTAAAGCTGCAGGTGGTCGACTGCATGTGACAGATGTGGCGAGCAAAGAACGTAAGCGTCGTCCGTCGCCGCCGTTCACCACCTCAACCTTGCAACAAGAAGCCTCACGCAAACTTGGCTTCACCACGCGTCGCACCATGCAAGTGGCGCAAAAGTTGTATGAAGGTGTGGCCATCGGTGAAGAAGGCACCGTGGGTTTGATCTCTTATATGCGTACCGACTCGGTGAGTCTGTCGCAAGATGCACTGGCGGATATTCGTGATGTCATCGCGCGCGACTACGGCACGCAATCGCTGCCTGACAAACCGAATTTCTACCAAACGAAATCGAAGAACGCACAAGAGGCCCACGAAGCGGTACGCCCGACGTCTGCATTGCGCACCCCTGCGCAAATTGCACGTTTCTTGACCGACGACGAACGCAAACTGTACGAGCTGATTTGGAAGCGCGCAGTCGCGTCGCAAATGATTCCGGCGACCTTGAATACGGTCTCGGTTGAATTGTCTGCGGGCTCTGAGCATGTCTTCCGCGCCTCTGGCACCACCGTCGTCGTGTCCGGCTTCTTGTCTGTGTACGAAGAAGGCAAAGACACCAAAGCCGCCGATGACGATGATGAAGGTCGCAAGTTGCCGGCCATGAAACCGGGCGACAACGTGCCGCTGGGCAGCATCCATACCGATCAACATTTCACGCAGCCGCCGCCGAGATATACCGAAGCGTCGTTGGTGAAGGCGCTTGAAGAGTTCGGCATTGGCCGTCCTTCCACCTACGCGTCGATCATTCAAACCTTGTTGTTCCGCAAATACACAGAAATGGAAGGTCGCGCGTTCCGTCCGACGGACGTGGGTCGCGCCGTATCGAATTTCTTGGGCGCGCATTTCACGCGTTATGTGGATTACGACTTCACCGCGAAAATGGAAGACGAGCTGGATGCTGTCAGCCGTGGCGAAGAGCAATGGGTGCCCTTGATGGAACGCTTCTGGGGCCCGTTCAAAGAACTCGTCGACGTCAAGACCGAAAGCGTGGACCGCACCGACGCCGGCAGCGCGGTGGTGCTAGGTGCCGACCCGGTCAGTGGCAAACCTGTCAGCGCGCGCATTGGTCGCTTTGGTCCGATGGTGCAAATCGGCACGGTCGAAGACGAAGAGAAGCCGAAGTTCGCGTCGCTGCAACCGGGTCAAAGCATTTACTCGATCACGCTTGAAGCGGCTTTGAAATTGTTCGACATGCCGCGCACCTTGGGTGAGTCCAACGGCGAAGTGGTGACTGTGGGTGTGGGTCGTTTCGGTCCGTTCGCCAAACGCGGCAGCACCTACGCATCTTTGAAGAAAGAAGATGACCCCTACAAGATCGATTTGGAACGCGCCGTTTTCTTGATCGAAGAAAAGGAAGAGATCGCGCGCAATCGCATCATCAAGTCATTCGAGGGCAGTGACATTCAAGTTTTGAATGGCCGCTTTGGTCCGTACATCAGTGACGGCGCAATGAATGGCAAGATTCCGAAGGATCGCGAACCTGCTTCGCTGACTTTGGAAGAAGTGACGCAATTCCTGGCTGACACCGGCAAGCCGGTGCGCAAGGGATGGGGCAAGAAGGCAACGAAGAAAGTGGCGGCGAAGAAAGCACCCGCCAAGAAAGCGGCTACGAAGAAAGCCACTAAGAAAGTCGCAAAGAAGGCGACGAAGAAAGCAACCAAGAAGACCGCTTCAAAAACGGCCACGAAGAAAACCGCAACCAAGAAAGTGACCAAGCGCGCGGCGACTAAGACGGGCGCAGACGACGCACCCCCCTTCTAA
- a CDS encoding primosomal protein N', with protein sequence MLQAFDYTIDDQAPQTGWVGCRVRVPFGASTTVGVVISEPEATDSDSPLKPIEARLDSASIFGSELWSSLGWLARYVHAPLGEVLATALPTALRNGADVPVLETTFWRLTEAGATARSGVRGAKQSQVLSVLAEGERPNEAPELKGLHPALRSLQARGWVESEVRPQHAPESPEAAASGFELNEEQRAAATQIQQTQGFKAYLLDGVTGSGKTEVYLEAIRSCIQSGKQALVLVPEIGLTPQTVRRFEKHLGIPVHAFHSGMTDTARLHTWQAARTGVAPVVLGTRSAVFMPLAHPGLIVVDEAHDASYKQMDGMRYNAHDFALVRARALGVPIVMGTATPSMEDLHAAGQGRFEYLRLSKRAGVARAPSVRIMDVRKLPLEAGLSSAMITRMRAALDAGGQVLVFRNRRGFAPVLMCRDCGWTAQCSRCDSAMTVHGSGKRLQCHHCGAHRPSPSACPNCNNLALEPQGQGTERIETFLADHFDDVPVIRIDRGSTQRKDALARHFETLGDQPGILVGTQMLAKGHDLAKLALVVVLGIDEALFSTDFRASERVAQLLIQVAGRAGRADMPGEVILQTHYPDHPLLNTLIEGGYHAFADAELALREAAGFPPFAHMALLRAEAKHAHPPRDFLDVARDLLAQDGLDVSGPVPAPMQRRAGFLRMQLMVTAKDRKALQAALARVVPQLYAAPEARKVRWSLDVDPIDLY encoded by the coding sequence ATGCTTCAGGCCTTCGACTACACCATCGACGATCAGGCACCGCAAACGGGCTGGGTCGGTTGCCGTGTTCGGGTGCCTTTTGGTGCCTCGACAACGGTCGGTGTCGTCATCTCAGAACCGGAAGCGACGGATAGCGACAGCCCACTGAAACCGATTGAAGCGCGGCTCGATTCGGCTTCGATTTTCGGTAGCGAGCTCTGGTCGAGCCTAGGCTGGTTGGCGCGCTACGTGCACGCACCTTTGGGCGAGGTGCTGGCCACCGCGCTGCCGACCGCGCTCAGGAACGGGGCTGATGTCCCCGTTCTGGAAACCACCTTTTGGCGTCTCACGGAAGCAGGTGCGACGGCGCGCAGCGGCGTACGGGGTGCCAAACAGAGTCAAGTACTGTCAGTTTTGGCCGAGGGTGAGCGTCCGAACGAAGCGCCTGAGCTCAAAGGCTTACATCCCGCGTTGCGCAGCTTGCAAGCACGCGGCTGGGTCGAAAGTGAAGTGCGACCGCAGCATGCACCTGAATCGCCCGAAGCTGCTGCGAGCGGATTTGAGTTGAATGAGGAACAGCGCGCAGCCGCGACGCAGATTCAGCAGACACAAGGCTTCAAAGCCTACTTGTTGGATGGCGTCACCGGCAGTGGCAAAACCGAGGTCTATCTAGAAGCGATTCGCAGCTGTATTCAATCGGGCAAACAAGCCTTGGTGTTGGTGCCAGAGATTGGGCTCACACCACAAACCGTGCGGCGTTTTGAAAAGCACTTGGGGATTCCGGTGCATGCATTTCATTCCGGCATGACTGACACCGCACGCTTGCACACTTGGCAAGCCGCGCGGACAGGCGTTGCACCGGTCGTGCTCGGCACGCGCTCGGCAGTGTTTATGCCTTTGGCGCATCCCGGATTGATAGTGGTCGATGAAGCCCACGACGCCAGTTACAAACAGATGGATGGCATGCGTTACAACGCGCACGATTTTGCTTTGGTGCGCGCACGTGCTTTAGGTGTGCCGATTGTGATGGGCACGGCGACACCGTCGATGGAAGATTTGCACGCGGCGGGACAAGGTCGTTTCGAGTATCTGCGCTTGTCCAAGCGCGCCGGCGTTGCACGCGCACCCAGTGTGCGCATCATGGATGTACGCAAGCTGCCCCTGGAAGCGGGTTTATCCAGCGCAATGATCACGCGCATGCGTGCAGCGTTGGATGCGGGCGGACAGGTCTTGGTATTCCGAAACCGTCGCGGCTTTGCGCCGGTATTGATGTGTCGCGATTGCGGATGGACGGCGCAATGTTCGCGCTGCGATTCGGCGATGACGGTGCACGGCAGTGGCAAACGCTTGCAGTGTCATCACTGCGGTGCGCATCGCCCCTCACCGTCTGCCTGCCCCAACTGCAACAACTTGGCGCTTGAACCGCAAGGCCAAGGCACTGAACGCATTGAAACGTTCTTGGCGGATCATTTCGATGATGTGCCCGTGATTCGCATTGATCGCGGCAGCACGCAACGCAAAGACGCCTTGGCGCGACACTTTGAAACGCTAGGTGATCAACCTGGCATTTTGGTGGGCACGCAAATGCTGGCGAAGGGGCATGACCTCGCCAAGCTCGCGTTGGTCGTCGTGCTCGGCATTGATGAAGCACTGTTTTCAACCGACTTCCGCGCCAGCGAACGCGTCGCGCAGCTGTTGATTCAAGTCGCTGGACGCGCCGGACGTGCAGACATGCCAGGCGAAGTGATTCTGCAAACGCATTACCCCGATCATCCTTTATTGAATACTTTGATCGAAGGCGGCTATCACGCGTTTGCGGATGCAGAGCTGGCCTTACGCGAAGCGGCAGGCTTTCCGCCCTTTGCACATATGGCGTTGCTGCGTGCGGAAGCAAAGCATGCACATCCGCCACGCGACTTCTTAGATGTCGCACGTGATCTGCTTGCGCAAGATGGCTTGGATGTTTCAGGCCCCGTGCCCGCGCCGATGCAACGTCGTGCAGGTTTTCTGCGCATGCAGTTGATGGTAACCGCGAAAGATCGCAAGGCATTGCAAGCAGCACTCGCGCGCGTGGTGCCGCAACTCTATGCCGCACCCGAAGCACGGAAGGTGCGTTGGTCTCTCGACGTCGACCCGATCGATTTGTATTGA
- a CDS encoding DUF3667 domain-containing protein, with protein sequence MKHALEEVFESFWHVDGRIFRTLRDICIPGRAAINYLSGKRVRYLPPLRIFLILSIFTFFLAHLAMPEGTEFRIRDDSTFNSVKTVAEVQKMRTDTIAALAEVPEPGRSISIDKVNEAANMRIAELEHRAPSGSANDLNVSVKTNVEKELDKARANPYHSASMPDWYDAMIQKLRLRMLANIAKLSKGQDELGPLWLSSVPTALFFMVPIFALLLRVFYWRSSFTYLEHLVVALYSHAHLLMLSAVLLIGATFVHFTGSTLLQKVLLYCIVPVLIWAAVYLYQSQKRIYQQSTLKTTIKYLMLGSMHFFLMIMVASIAGVMIFLK encoded by the coding sequence GTGAAGCACGCCCTTGAGGAAGTGTTCGAGTCTTTTTGGCACGTCGACGGGCGGATCTTCCGCACCTTGCGTGACATTTGTATCCCGGGTCGCGCCGCGATCAATTACTTATCCGGTAAGCGTGTGCGCTATTTGCCGCCGCTGCGCATCTTCCTGATCTTGTCGATTTTCACCTTCTTTCTGGCGCATCTCGCAATGCCGGAAGGCACAGAGTTCAGGATTCGAGATGACAGCACTTTTAATAGCGTGAAAACAGTCGCTGAAGTGCAGAAGATGCGCACTGACACGATTGCGGCATTGGCCGAGGTGCCAGAACCGGGCAGGTCGATCAGCATCGACAAAGTGAATGAAGCGGCAAACATGCGTATTGCAGAGCTCGAACATCGCGCGCCAAGTGGCAGCGCGAACGATCTCAACGTGTCTGTGAAAACAAATGTTGAGAAAGAGTTGGACAAGGCGCGCGCGAATCCCTATCACTCCGCGAGCATGCCGGATTGGTATGACGCGATGATTCAGAAGCTGCGTCTGCGGATGTTGGCCAATATCGCCAAGCTCTCGAAAGGGCAAGACGAATTGGGGCCGTTGTGGTTGAGCTCAGTGCCCACCGCGTTGTTTTTCATGGTGCCGATTTTTGCGCTGTTGTTGCGCGTGTTCTATTGGCGCAGTTCGTTTACTTATCTCGAGCATTTGGTGGTCGCGCTGTATAGCCACGCACATTTGTTGATGCTCAGTGCGGTGTTATTGATCGGCGCAACCTTCGTGCACTTTACGGGCAGCACCTTGCTGCAGAAAGTGTTGCTGTATTGCATCGTGCCGGTATTGATTTGGGCCGCGGTGTATTTGTATCAATCTCAGAAGCGCATCTATCAACAGTCGACCTTGAAGACGACCATCAAGTATTTGATGTTGGGCAGCATGCATTTCTTCCTGATGATCATGGTGGCCTCCATCGCCGGCGTGATGATCTTCTTGAAGTAA
- a CDS encoding MATE family efflux transporter, with translation MTSTTGKRVLMRHEMRTTAVLAAPLVLGHVSSGLIGFVDSALAGHHGTQTLAGVSVGNALYWLPMTVPMGVLMALPPHVSELDGAGRRHEVPVVFRQALWLALGLGIALFAILSTWRYLLGPMGIDAEVIPHAVGFIDGIRWGIPAFTFYLCMRYLSDGLHWTLPTMLLGFGGLLVLVPLGYAMAFGVGPLPEMGANGLGVASAIMLWAQAICFALYLWRSKRFADLALFSTFERPNKAILVKLLRTGLPIGGMVAMEGGLFIATSLLMGRLGATPAAAHQIAINVASLCFMIPMGIAEATTVRVGHAMGQSDTGKLRRAVIAGYTLLLITQTLSVILLISGNRWVADIYTNDVVVATLASHLLIFAAIFQLPDGVQVISAGALRGLKDTRVPMLLAAFSYWGIGMPVGAGLGLAAGYGPAGMWVGLTAGLTVAAICLCWRAMRTIRKLETHGIR, from the coding sequence ATGACGTCCACGACCGGCAAGCGCGTGCTGATGCGCCACGAAATGCGAACGACTGCGGTGCTTGCCGCACCGTTGGTATTGGGCCATGTGTCGTCCGGATTGATCGGCTTTGTCGACTCCGCATTGGCCGGTCACCACGGCACCCAAACCTTGGCCGGTGTGTCGGTCGGCAACGCGCTGTACTGGTTGCCCATGACCGTGCCCATGGGCGTGTTGATGGCTTTGCCACCGCACGTGTCGGAGTTGGATGGTGCAGGCCGTCGTCATGAGGTGCCCGTCGTGTTCAGGCAGGCCCTATGGCTAGCGCTTGGTCTCGGTATCGCCTTGTTCGCCATCTTGAGCACCTGGCGCTACCTGCTCGGACCAATGGGCATTGATGCGGAAGTGATTCCCCATGCCGTGGGTTTCATCGATGGCATCCGCTGGGGCATTCCTGCGTTCACGTTCTACTTGTGCATGCGCTATCTGAGTGATGGCTTGCACTGGACACTGCCAACGATGCTATTGGGCTTCGGCGGCTTGCTGGTTTTGGTGCCTCTGGGCTATGCGATGGCCTTCGGTGTGGGGCCATTGCCTGAAATGGGCGCGAATGGTCTGGGTGTCGCGTCGGCCATCATGCTGTGGGCACAAGCGATTTGTTTTGCGTTGTATCTATGGCGCTCGAAGCGCTTTGCTGACCTCGCATTGTTCAGCACGTTTGAACGGCCCAACAAAGCGATCTTGGTCAAGCTGCTCCGCACCGGTCTGCCCATTGGCGGCATGGTGGCGATGGAGGGTGGCTTGTTCATCGCGACGTCATTACTCATGGGGCGACTCGGTGCCACACCCGCCGCTGCGCATCAAATCGCAATCAATGTGGCGAGCTTGTGCTTCATGATTCCGATGGGCATTGCCGAAGCGACAACCGTGCGTGTCGGTCACGCCATGGGGCAAAGCGATACCGGCAAATTGCGCCGCGCAGTCATCGCCGGCTACACCTTGCTGCTGATTACGCAAACGCTGTCGGTGATCTTGCTGATCTCGGGCAATCGCTGGGTCGCCGATATCTATACCAATGATGTGGTCGTCGCCACACTCGCCAGCCACTTGCTGATTTTCGCCGCGATCTTCCAACTGCCCGATGGCGTTCAGGTGATCTCAGCAGGTGCACTGCGCGGACTCAAGGACACTCGTGTGCCGATGTTGTTGGCGGCATTTTCCTATTGGGGGATCGGCATGCCCGTGGGGGCAGGCCTAGGTTTGGCCGCAGGCTACGGCCCGGCGGGCATGTGGGTGGGTCTGACCGCTGGTCTGACGGTGGCTGCCATTTGTCTGTGCTGGCGTGCCATGCGCACCATCCGAAAACTGGAAACACACGGCATTCGGTGA